A genomic stretch from Nocardia wallacei includes:
- a CDS encoding YggS family pyridoxal phosphate-dependent enzyme, whose product MTTESGTAATASVRATELSRALAELTARIESASRAAGRDPAETTLLPVTKFFPASDIEHLYALGRREFGESREQEAAAKTAELQRLSGVRWHMIGRLQRNKAKSVARWAYAVHSVDSERLVAALDTGTAAARAAGLRDTPLRVLLQVSLDSDPTRGGVAPDDLPRLAEQVTQTEHLRLAGLMAIPPLDADPEPAFARLAELHARLRADHPEAGELSAGMSGDLEIAIRHGSTCVRVGTALMGTRPITSG is encoded by the coding sequence ATGACGACCGAATCCGGCACCGCCGCCACGGCATCCGTCCGGGCCACCGAACTGTCCAGGGCCCTGGCCGAGCTGACGGCCCGGATCGAATCTGCGAGCCGGGCGGCGGGACGGGACCCCGCCGAGACCACGTTGCTTCCGGTGACGAAATTCTTCCCCGCCTCGGATATCGAGCACCTGTATGCCCTGGGCAGACGCGAATTCGGCGAGTCACGCGAGCAGGAGGCGGCGGCGAAGACGGCCGAGCTGCAACGACTTTCGGGCGTGCGCTGGCACATGATCGGCCGCCTGCAGCGCAACAAGGCGAAATCCGTCGCACGCTGGGCCTACGCCGTGCACTCGGTGGACAGCGAACGGCTCGTCGCCGCACTGGACACCGGGACGGCCGCGGCCCGCGCGGCCGGGCTGCGCGACACCCCGCTGCGAGTCCTGCTCCAGGTCAGCCTGGACAGCGATCCGACCCGCGGCGGTGTCGCCCCCGACGACCTGCCGCGCCTGGCCGAACAGGTGACCCAGACGGAACACCTCCGATTGGCCGGATTGATGGCGATTCCGCCCCTGGACGCCGATCCCGAGCCCGCGTTCGCCCGCCTCGCCGAACTGCATGCCCGGCTGCGCGCCGACCATCCCGAGGCCGGCGAACTGTCCGCCGGCATGTCCGGTGACCTGGAGATCGCAATCCGACACGGTTCCACGTGCGTGCGTGTCGGTACCGCCTTGATGGGCACCCGACCGATAACCTCGGGATAG
- a CDS encoding cell division protein SepF, whose translation MSTLHRFKAYFGMVPLEEYEDDYVDDRGPRGIEDRSQRRPRDFGESRYDSGRSRFGDDRYDDEPGYPEPSYKAPYRPGYTVARRDDYVEDSYADDRYEPPRRPTRIDAGPSGRGRGMDRLGGGTPMVRGTTHGALAVDPEVERRMEERRLEEQARFEPAPRRAPVFEDGGPLSKITTLRPRTYAEAAIIGERFRDGTPVIMDLVEMSNADARRLVDFAAGLAFALRGSFDKVATKVFLLSPADVDVSAEERRRIAETGFYNQK comes from the coding sequence ATGAGCACGCTGCACCGGTTCAAGGCGTACTTCGGCATGGTTCCGCTCGAGGAATACGAAGACGACTACGTCGACGACCGCGGTCCCCGGGGCATCGAGGACCGTAGCCAGCGCCGCCCGCGCGACTTCGGCGAATCCCGTTACGACAGCGGCCGTTCCCGGTTCGGCGACGACCGCTACGACGACGAGCCCGGCTACCCGGAACCGTCGTACAAGGCGCCGTACCGCCCCGGCTACACCGTCGCCCGCCGCGACGACTACGTCGAGGACTCCTACGCCGACGACCGCTACGAGCCCCCGCGCCGCCCCACCCGTATCGACGCCGGCCCGTCCGGCCGCGGGCGGGGAATGGACCGCCTCGGCGGCGGCACGCCGATGGTGCGCGGCACCACGCACGGCGCGCTGGCGGTCGATCCGGAGGTCGAGCGCCGGATGGAGGAGCGCCGACTGGAGGAACAGGCCCGTTTCGAGCCGGCACCGCGCCGCGCGCCGGTGTTCGAGGACGGAGGCCCCTTGTCCAAGATCACGACGCTGCGCCCGCGGACCTACGCCGAGGCCGCCATCATCGGTGAGCGGTTCCGCGACGGCACGCCGGTGATCATGGACCTGGTCGAGATGAGCAACGCCGACGCCCGTCGCCTGGTCGACTTCGCCGCCGGTCTGGCGTTCGCGCTGCGCGGCTCCTTCGACAAGGTAGCGACCAAGGTGTTCCTGCTCTCACCGGCCGACGTCGACGTATCGGCCGAGGAGCGCCGCCGGATCGCCGAAACCGGCTTCTACAACCAGAAATAG
- a CDS encoding YggT family protein: MALFQVLYVLLFLFWLLLISRVIVEFIRNFARDWHPRGVVAVVLEVIFTITDPPVKLLRRLIPPVNLGGIRLDLSIMVLLFIVFILMSVTSSLA; the protein is encoded by the coding sequence GTGGCCTTGTTCCAGGTGCTGTATGTACTCCTGTTCCTCTTCTGGCTGTTGTTGATCAGCCGAGTGATCGTCGAGTTCATCCGCAACTTCGCGCGGGACTGGCATCCGCGTGGCGTGGTTGCCGTCGTCCTGGAGGTGATCTTCACGATCACCGACCCACCGGTGAAACTCCTGAGGCGCTTGATACCGCCGGTGAACCTGGGGGGAATTCGCCTCGATCTGTCGATTATGGTGCTGCTTTTCATCGTGTTCATCTTGATGTCGGTCACGAGTAGTCTCGCGTAG
- a CDS encoding DivIVA domain-containing protein, giving the protein MPLTPADVHNVAFSKPPIGKRGYNEDEVDAFLDLVEQELSRLIEENADLRQRVAELDSELAEAKKAPRPAPQAVKPAPPQPEPPKPVPVPPPAPVVQAAPPAAPKDAADANLQAAKVLSLAQEMADRLTSDAKTEAENLLSNARANSERLVSDARTRSEGMIAEARQKAESMLSDAQTRSDNQLRQAKEKADALQADAERKHTEIMATITQQRSVLESRIEQLKTFEREYRVRLKSYLESQLEELENRGSAVPVDGGDTFDGANNHAPASFAQGGK; this is encoded by the coding sequence ATGCCGCTGACCCCAGCCGATGTGCACAACGTCGCGTTCAGCAAACCGCCGATCGGGAAGCGCGGCTACAACGAGGACGAAGTCGACGCCTTCCTCGACCTGGTCGAGCAGGAGCTCTCACGCCTCATCGAGGAGAACGCGGACCTGCGCCAGCGGGTTGCCGAGCTGGATTCCGAGCTGGCCGAGGCCAAGAAGGCGCCGCGCCCGGCGCCGCAGGCCGTGAAACCCGCTCCGCCGCAGCCCGAACCGCCCAAACCGGTCCCCGTGCCGCCGCCGGCGCCGGTCGTGCAGGCCGCCCCGCCCGCCGCGCCGAAGGACGCCGCGGACGCGAACCTACAGGCCGCGAAGGTGCTGAGCCTGGCCCAGGAAATGGCCGACCGGCTCACCAGCGACGCCAAGACCGAGGCCGAGAACCTGCTGTCGAACGCGCGGGCAAATTCGGAGCGACTCGTCAGCGATGCGCGTACCCGCTCCGAGGGCATGATCGCCGAGGCCCGCCAGAAGGCGGAGTCCATGCTGTCCGACGCGCAGACCCGCTCGGACAACCAGCTGCGCCAGGCCAAGGAGAAGGCCGACGCCCTGCAGGCCGACGCCGAGCGCAAGCACACCGAGATCATGGCGACGATCACCCAGCAGCGCAGCGTGCTGGAGAGCCGGATCGAGCAGTTGAAGACCTTCGAGCGCGAGTACCGGGTGCGGCTGAAGTCCTACCTGGAGTCGCAGCTCGAGGAGCTGGAGAACCGTGGCTCGGCGGTGCCGGTGGACGGCGGCGACACCTTCGACGGCGCCAACAACCACGCCCCCGCGTCGTTCGCCCAGGGCGGCAAGTAG
- the pgeF gene encoding peptidoglycan editing factor PgeF — MTTVSVRTRRVTTTRAGGFSRAPYDSFNLGDHVGDDPEAVRRNRIRLAEGIGLAPERLVWMEQVHGRNVEVVDGPRPEPVPVTDALVTTVPGLALVVLTADCVPILLSDDEAGVIAAVHAGRVGARIGIVPRVLEVMVAAGAKPERVGAFLGPAASGRQYEVPAAMRDDVAAHLPGSATTTAKGTPGLDLRAGIRRQLEEAGVGAVAVDPRCTIEDPALFSHRRGAPTGRIAGVIWMETASSPE, encoded by the coding sequence ATGACGACTGTTTCGGTCCGGACCCGGCGGGTGACCACCACACGCGCCGGGGGCTTCTCGCGGGCACCCTACGACTCGTTCAATCTCGGCGACCATGTCGGGGACGATCCGGAGGCGGTGCGGCGCAACAGGATACGTCTGGCCGAGGGTATCGGCCTGGCGCCGGAGCGGCTGGTCTGGATGGAGCAGGTGCACGGGCGCAACGTCGAGGTCGTGGACGGCCCCCGCCCGGAACCGGTGCCGGTGACCGACGCGCTGGTGACCACGGTCCCGGGCCTGGCGCTGGTGGTGCTGACCGCGGACTGCGTGCCGATCCTGCTTTCCGACGACGAGGCCGGGGTGATCGCGGCCGTGCACGCCGGCCGGGTGGGCGCGCGCATCGGCATCGTGCCCAGGGTGCTGGAGGTCATGGTCGCCGCGGGCGCGAAACCCGAACGCGTCGGGGCATTCCTGGGCCCGGCGGCGAGCGGGCGGCAGTACGAGGTCCCGGCCGCCATGCGCGACGACGTGGCGGCCCACCTGCCCGGCAGCGCCACCACCACCGCCAAGGGCACCCCCGGCCTCGATCTGCGCGCGGGCATCCGCCGCCAGCTCGAGGAGGCCGGTGTCGGCGCCGTCGCCGTCGACCCGCGCTGCACCATCGAGGACCCGGCACTGTTCAGCCACCGCCGCGGCGCGCCCACCGGCCGCATCGCGGGCGTCATCTGGATGGAGACCGCGAGTTCTCCGGAATAG
- the ftsW gene encoding putative lipid II flippase FtsW, with protein sequence MTEKARKPTATWFGAWLARPLADFHLVVTIAALLTTLGLVMVLSASSVESYADGGSAYKLFIQQALFAVIGAVLFYLALRLPLRRLRQLSFPMFAGSVLLLVLVLIPGIGSQVQGSRRWFDLGFASVQPSEVVKVTLIIWGAHLLAARRSEHANYKDIMVPLVPAGLLACLLVVLEPNLSTTIALGLILAALLWFGGLPVRLFVTIAVSGVIAAGVLALSAGYRSDRMRAFFNPGDDPQGIGYQARQALFSLADGGIWGRGLGQSRAKWSYLPNAHNDFIFAIIGEELGFLGCALVLGLLALFAHTGLRIASRSVDPFLRLLTATATFWITGQALINIGYVVGLLPVTGLQLPLVSAGGSSLAITLLMFGIIASAARHEPEAVAALHAGQDGRMSRLLRLPRPEVYSTARAQAARGRSGLRAAPPRRELGAGERRGTGRRGGSDPAPRRSIDSDSARRRAADTGRRESRTTSSWRSTRAWEPNYPMTHARERGNSR encoded by the coding sequence GTGACCGAGAAGGCGCGCAAGCCCACCGCGACCTGGTTCGGTGCCTGGCTGGCGCGCCCGCTGGCTGATTTTCATCTCGTGGTCACCATCGCCGCGCTGCTCACCACGCTCGGGTTGGTGATGGTGCTGTCGGCGTCCAGCGTCGAGTCCTACGCCGACGGCGGCTCGGCCTACAAGCTGTTCATCCAGCAGGCGCTGTTCGCGGTGATCGGCGCGGTGCTGTTCTATCTGGCGTTGCGATTGCCGCTGCGACGGCTGCGGCAGCTCTCGTTCCCGATGTTCGCCGGGTCGGTGCTGTTGCTGGTGCTGGTGCTGATTCCCGGCATCGGCTCGCAGGTGCAGGGATCGCGGCGTTGGTTCGATCTCGGGTTCGCCTCGGTGCAGCCGTCGGAGGTCGTGAAGGTCACGCTGATCATCTGGGGCGCGCATCTGCTCGCCGCGCGGCGCTCGGAACACGCGAACTACAAGGACATCATGGTGCCGCTGGTGCCGGCCGGTCTGCTGGCGTGCCTGCTGGTGGTGCTGGAGCCCAACCTGTCGACGACCATCGCGCTGGGCCTGATCCTGGCGGCGCTGCTGTGGTTCGGCGGGCTGCCGGTGCGGCTGTTCGTGACCATCGCGGTGTCGGGCGTGATCGCCGCGGGTGTGCTGGCGCTCTCGGCCGGATATCGGTCCGACCGGATGCGCGCGTTCTTCAATCCCGGCGACGATCCGCAGGGCATCGGGTATCAGGCGCGGCAGGCGCTGTTCTCGTTGGCCGACGGCGGCATCTGGGGACGTGGGCTCGGCCAGAGCCGCGCCAAGTGGAGCTATCTGCCCAACGCGCACAACGATTTCATCTTCGCGATCATCGGCGAGGAACTCGGATTCCTGGGCTGCGCACTGGTTCTGGGCCTGCTGGCGCTGTTCGCGCATACCGGGCTGCGGATCGCGAGCCGCTCGGTGGACCCGTTCCTGCGGCTGCTCACCGCCACCGCGACCTTCTGGATCACCGGGCAGGCCCTGATCAACATCGGCTATGTGGTGGGCCTGCTCCCGGTGACCGGTCTGCAGCTGCCGCTGGTGTCGGCGGGCGGGTCGTCCTTGGCGATCACGCTGTTGATGTTCGGCATCATCGCCAGCGCGGCCCGGCACGAACCCGAGGCGGTGGCGGCGCTGCACGCCGGGCAGGACGGCCGGATGAGCCGGTTGCTGCGGCTGCCCAGGCCGGAGGTGTACTCCACCGCGCGCGCCCAGGCCGCGCGGGGCCGCTCGGGTCTGCGGGCCGCGCCGCCACGTCGCGAACTGGGCGCGGGCGAGCGGCGCGGCACCGGTCGGCGGGGTGGCTCCGACCCGGCGCCGCGCCGCTCGATAGATTCGGATTCCGCCCGGCGCCGGGCGGCGGATACGGGCCGGCGCGAGAGCCGCACGACGAGTTCGTGGCGCTCGACGCGCGCTTGGGAGCCGAACTATCCGATGACACATGCGAGAGAACGGGGTAATTCGAGGTGA
- the ftsZ gene encoding cell division protein FtsZ: protein MTPPHNYLAVIKVVGIGGGGVNAVNRMIEQGLKGVEFIAVNTDAQALLMSDADVKLDVGRELTRGLGAGADPEVGRRAAEDHKDEIEEVLKGADMVFVTAGEGGGTGTGGAPVVASIARKLGALTIGVVTRPFSFEGKRRSNQAEAGIQALRESCDTLIVIPNDRLLQLGDAAVSLMDAFRSADEVLLNGVQGITDLITTPGLINVDFADVKSVMSGAGSALMGIGSARGEGRSVKAAEAAINSPLLEASMDGAHGVLLSIAGGSDLGLFEINEAASLVQEAAHIEANIIFGTVIDDSLGDEVRVTVIAAGFDGGTPARRIDSSGRSTIGSARAGEIGQTTTRGTDFGSTRSTESTPAAAPVQRGPAPSYEPRPASDPTVAHNSRTHIQPPDEDTDDDVDVPSFMRR, encoded by the coding sequence ATGACGCCCCCGCACAACTACCTTGCAGTGATCAAGGTCGTCGGTATCGGCGGCGGCGGCGTGAATGCCGTCAACCGGATGATCGAACAGGGACTCAAGGGAGTCGAGTTCATCGCGGTCAACACGGACGCGCAGGCGCTGCTGATGAGTGACGCGGACGTCAAGCTGGACGTCGGCCGGGAGCTCACCCGCGGTCTGGGCGCCGGTGCGGATCCGGAGGTCGGCCGCAGGGCCGCCGAGGACCACAAGGACGAGATCGAAGAGGTGCTCAAGGGCGCCGACATGGTCTTCGTGACCGCGGGCGAGGGCGGTGGCACCGGCACCGGCGGCGCTCCCGTGGTCGCGAGCATCGCCCGCAAGCTGGGCGCGCTGACTATCGGCGTGGTGACCCGCCCGTTCTCGTTCGAGGGCAAGCGCCGCAGCAACCAGGCGGAGGCCGGGATACAGGCGCTGCGCGAATCCTGCGACACGCTGATCGTGATCCCCAACGACCGGCTGCTGCAACTCGGCGACGCGGCGGTGAGCCTGATGGACGCCTTCCGCTCCGCCGACGAGGTGCTGCTCAACGGTGTCCAGGGCATCACCGACCTGATCACCACCCCCGGCCTGATCAACGTCGACTTCGCCGACGTCAAGAGCGTCATGTCCGGCGCCGGTTCGGCGTTGATGGGCATCGGCTCCGCGCGCGGCGAGGGCCGTTCGGTGAAGGCCGCCGAGGCGGCGATCAATTCGCCGCTGCTGGAGGCGTCGATGGACGGTGCGCACGGTGTGCTGCTGTCGATCGCGGGCGGGTCGGACCTGGGCCTGTTCGAGATCAACGAGGCGGCGTCGCTGGTGCAGGAGGCGGCGCACATCGAGGCCAACATCATCTTCGGTACGGTGATCGACGATTCGCTCGGCGACGAGGTACGGGTGACGGTCATCGCCGCCGGATTCGACGGCGGCACCCCGGCTCGGCGCATCGACTCCTCGGGCCGTTCCACCATCGGCTCGGCACGCGCGGGCGAGATCGGCCAGACCACGACGCGCGGCACCGACTTCGGATCCACCCGGTCGACGGAATCGACCCCGGCCGCCGCGCCCGTGCAGCGCGGCCCCGCACCGTCCTACGAGCCCCGCCCGGCGAGCGACCCGACCGTCGCCCACAACTCCCGCACCCACATCCAGCCCCCGGACGAGGACACCGACGACGACGTGGACGTGCCGTCGTTCATGCGCCGCTGA
- the murG gene encoding undecaprenyldiphospho-muramoylpentapeptide beta-N-acetylglucosaminyltransferase, translating into MIVAGGGTAGHIEPAMAVADALRRLDPSIRITALGTARGLETALVPERGYPLELIPPVPLPRKPSGDLLRLPARVRSAVARTRAVIDAVEADVIVGFGGYVALPAYLAAGRGVPLGRARRAVPVVVHEANVKAGIANKVGARRAARVLAAVANSGVRAPGRGDAEIVGIPVREAIATLDRATLRAEARAHFGLPAEGPVLLVFGGSQGARRLNEAVSSAAPQLTAAGVSVLHAHGPKNTLEITGVDPQGTAKYVALPYLSRMDLAYAAADAVVCRSGAMTVAEVSAVGLPAFYVPLPHGNGEQELNARPIVAKGGGRIVPDSELTGKYVIDEVIPLLTDSVRLSGMAAAAAGAGHREAADTVARIVVEVAGR; encoded by the coding sequence GTGATAGTCGCGGGCGGCGGCACCGCCGGACATATCGAACCCGCGATGGCGGTCGCCGACGCGCTGCGCCGGCTCGACCCCTCGATCCGGATCACCGCGCTGGGCACCGCGCGCGGATTGGAGACCGCGCTGGTCCCCGAACGCGGCTACCCCCTCGAATTGATTCCGCCGGTGCCGTTGCCGCGCAAGCCCTCCGGCGATCTGCTGCGGCTGCCCGCGCGGGTGCGGTCGGCGGTGGCGCGCACCCGCGCGGTGATCGACGCGGTCGAGGCGGACGTGATCGTCGGATTCGGCGGATATGTCGCGCTGCCCGCGTATCTCGCGGCCGGGCGCGGTGTCCCGCTCGGGCGGGCTCGGCGGGCGGTGCCGGTGGTGGTGCACGAGGCGAATGTCAAGGCGGGCATCGCGAACAAAGTGGGTGCGCGCCGCGCCGCCCGGGTGCTGGCCGCGGTGGCGAACTCCGGGGTGCGGGCGCCGGGCCGCGGCGACGCGGAGATCGTGGGCATCCCGGTGCGCGAGGCCATCGCGACACTGGACCGGGCGACGCTGCGGGCGGAGGCCCGCGCCCACTTCGGGTTGCCCGCCGAGGGGCCGGTGCTGCTGGTGTTCGGCGGCTCGCAGGGCGCGCGGCGGCTCAACGAGGCGGTGTCGTCCGCCGCGCCGCAGCTGACGGCGGCGGGCGTGTCGGTGCTGCACGCGCACGGGCCCAAGAACACCCTCGAGATCACGGGTGTCGATCCGCAGGGCACGGCGAAGTATGTCGCGCTGCCCTATCTGTCCCGGATGGATCTGGCCTACGCCGCCGCCGACGCGGTGGTGTGCCGGTCCGGTGCCATGACCGTGGCCGAGGTGTCGGCGGTCGGCCTGCCGGCGTTCTACGTGCCGCTGCCGCACGGCAACGGCGAGCAGGAACTCAACGCCCGCCCGATCGTGGCCAAGGGTGGTGGCAGAATCGTGCCGGATTCGGAACTGACCGGGAAATACGTGATAGACGAGGTGATTCCGCTGCTCACCGATTCGGTGCGGCTGTCGGGCATGGCCGCCGCGGCCGCCGGAGCCGGCCATCGCGAGGCCGCCGACACGGTGGCGCGGATCGTGGTGGAGGTGGCCGGCCGGTGA
- a CDS encoding cell division protein FtsQ/DivIB: MTGGWIGGVDRLRELPVRRIVLWGLPVVLLLIVAIAVSYFTPVFSARTVRVEGLVTVPEEQVRQVVRIPEGRSMLRIDTDAVARRVAGIPKIHSARVQRQFPGTVRITVEERTPVLFYDSPQGPHLLDVDCVEYAVEPPPPGVPKLSTEHPGSSDPVTRAAVAVLDAAPPGLRAQVGEVVARSVSNIELNLIDGRTVLWGGADDSARKAAVVLPVLTRPGTVFDVSSPDLVTVK; this comes from the coding sequence GTGACCGGCGGGTGGATCGGCGGCGTGGACCGGCTGCGTGAGCTGCCGGTCCGGCGAATTGTGCTGTGGGGCCTGCCCGTCGTACTGCTGCTGATCGTCGCGATAGCCGTCTCCTATTTCACGCCGGTTTTCTCGGCGCGCACCGTGCGCGTCGAGGGTCTCGTCACGGTTCCCGAGGAGCAGGTGCGACAGGTCGTGCGAATTCCCGAGGGCCGATCGATGTTGCGTATCGACACCGACGCGGTGGCACGGCGGGTGGCGGGTATTCCGAAGATTCATTCCGCGCGCGTGCAACGACAGTTTCCGGGAACCGTGCGGATCACGGTCGAGGAACGCACCCCGGTGCTGTTCTACGACAGCCCGCAGGGTCCGCACCTGCTCGACGTCGACTGTGTCGAATACGCCGTCGAACCGCCGCCGCCGGGCGTGCCGAAGCTCTCGACCGAGCATCCGGGAAGTAGCGACCCGGTCACTCGGGCGGCCGTGGCGGTGCTCGACGCCGCACCGCCGGGACTGCGCGCACAGGTGGGAGAGGTTGTGGCACGGTCGGTTTCGAACATCGAACTGAACCTCATCGACGGGCGCACCGTACTGTGGGGTGGTGCGGACGATTCGGCGCGCAAGGCCGCGGTGGTGTTGCCGGTGCTGACCCGGCCGGGCACGGTGTTCGACGTGTCGAGCCCCGATCTGGTAACGGTAAAGTGA
- the murC gene encoding UDP-N-acetylmuramate--L-alanine ligase, with protein sequence MVGIGGAGMSGIARILLSRGGAVSGSDAKESRGVLALRARGAQVRIGHDASALDLLPGGPTAVVTTYAAIPKTNPELVEANRRGVPVLLRPTVLAELMQGHRTLLVSGTHGKTSTTSMLVVSLQHCGFDPSFAVGGELNEAGTNAHHGTGGFFVAEADESDGSLLQYDPDVAVVTNIESDHLDFFGSDEAYVQVFDDFVARLRPGGLLVVCLDDPGSRALAERVAARQAAGELDIRVLGYGSGELPGSPVPAGARMLSWEPRDVGGVVTFQFADEPAPRTLRLAVPGRHMALNALAALLAARETGAAVDELLQGLEGFGGVHRRFQFVGRENGVRVFDDYAHHPTEVRAVLGAAAELVRQEAADGARSRQGRVIVVFQPHLYSRTATFATEFGAALDLADEVVVLDVYGAREKPLPGVNGALVAQAVGKPVHYQPDMSRVGRQAASLARPGDVVITMGAGDVTMLGGQILDGLRVRPPAGR encoded by the coding sequence ATGGTCGGCATCGGCGGTGCCGGGATGTCCGGCATCGCCCGGATCCTGCTCTCCCGCGGCGGTGCGGTCTCGGGCTCCGACGCCAAGGAGAGCCGCGGCGTGCTCGCGCTGCGGGCTCGTGGCGCTCAGGTCCGCATCGGCCACGACGCCTCCGCCCTGGACCTGCTGCCCGGCGGCCCGACGGCCGTGGTGACCACCTACGCGGCCATCCCCAAGACCAATCCCGAACTGGTGGAGGCGAATCGGCGCGGGGTGCCGGTGTTGCTGCGCCCCACCGTGCTCGCCGAGCTGATGCAGGGCCATCGCACGCTGCTGGTGTCGGGCACCCACGGCAAGACCTCGACCACCTCGATGCTGGTGGTTTCGTTGCAGCACTGCGGTTTCGACCCGTCCTTCGCCGTCGGCGGTGAGTTGAACGAGGCCGGTACCAACGCCCACCACGGCACCGGCGGCTTCTTCGTGGCCGAGGCCGACGAGTCCGACGGCTCGCTGCTGCAGTACGACCCGGACGTCGCGGTGGTGACCAACATCGAATCCGATCACCTGGATTTCTTCGGCTCCGACGAGGCCTACGTTCAGGTGTTCGACGATTTCGTGGCGCGACTGCGGCCCGGCGGGCTGCTGGTGGTGTGCCTGGACGATCCGGGCTCGCGCGCGCTGGCCGAGCGGGTCGCCGCGCGGCAGGCGGCGGGCGAGCTGGATATCCGGGTCCTCGGCTACGGCTCCGGCGAACTGCCCGGCTCGCCCGTCCCGGCCGGTGCCCGGATGCTGTCGTGGGAGCCGCGCGACGTCGGCGGCGTGGTCACCTTCCAGTTCGCCGACGAACCCGCCCCGCGCACGCTGCGGCTGGCGGTGCCGGGCCGCCACATGGCGTTGAACGCGCTCGCCGCGCTGCTGGCCGCCCGCGAGACGGGTGCCGCGGTCGACGAATTGCTGCAGGGCCTGGAGGGTTTCGGGGGAGTGCACCGGCGGTTCCAGTTCGTGGGCCGCGAGAACGGGGTGCGGGTGTTCGACGACTACGCCCACCATCCCACCGAGGTACGCGCCGTGCTGGGCGCCGCCGCCGAGCTGGTGCGGCAGGAGGCCGCCGACGGCGCCCGCTCCCGGCAGGGTCGGGTGATCGTGGTGTTCCAGCCACACCTGTACAGCCGCACCGCCACCTTCGCCACCGAATTCGGCGCCGCGCTCGACCTGGCGGACGAGGTGGTGGTGCTCGATGTCTACGGCGCCCGCGAGAAGCCGCTGCCCGGCGTAAACGGCGCGCTGGTCGCCCAGGCCGTCGGCAAGCCCGTGCACTATCAACCGGACATGTCGCGGGTCGGGCGCCAGGCCGCGAGCCTGGCCCGCCCCGGCGACGTCGTGATCACCATGGGCGCGGGCGATGTGACGATGCTCGGCGGACAGATCCTCGACGGGCTGCGGGTGCGGCCGCCGGCGGGACGGTGA